From Rhodamnia argentea isolate NSW1041297 chromosome 10, ASM2092103v1, whole genome shotgun sequence, a single genomic window includes:
- the LOC115732315 gene encoding phospholipase A1-II 1-like, producing the protein MFKKIPERWRELSGQKNWKNLLDPLDLDLRRYLIHYGERAQATYDTFNDEVRSKYAGDSRYCPKDLFSKVGLSIANPFEYTATKYFYATSSIKVPECFILRSLSREAWNKESNWMGYVAVATDKGKAALGRRDILVAWRGTIQILEWASDFDFPLTPATKILGDTDSDADAAADADAAADDVDNIIPKVHSGFLSVYTSEDPRSEFNKSCAREQVLTEVQRLVDQYKEEEISITITGHSLGASLASLNAIDIAWNGYNKPCGTQSKQPCPVTAFVYASPRVGNFKFCNIANSIPSLHLLRIANLPDIVPKLPSKGYYSDLGQELLINNQLSKYMKYPGNVKSWHSLEGYLHGVAGMQGIKAPFKLAVKRDVALVNKHTSFLREKYLVPEAWWIMKNRGMVQLEEGSWQLEDHEKNCDSSDDES; encoded by the exons ATGTTTAAGAAAATACCAGAGAGATGGAGGGAGTTGAGTGGGCAGAAAAACTGGAAGAACCTCCTGGACCCTCTCGATCTCGACCTCAGGCGTTACCTCATCCACTACGGCGAGCGGGCCCAAGCCACTTACGACACCTTCAACGACGAGGTCAGGTCCAAGTACGCCGGCGACAGCCGCTACTGCCCAAAAGATCTGTTCTCGAAGGTCGGACTGTCCATCGCCAACCCTTTCGAGTACACCGCCACCAAGTACTTCTACGCGACATCCTCGATCAAGGTCCCTGAATGTTTTATCCTGAGGTCCCTGTCCAGGGAAGCCTGGAACAAGGAGTCAAACTGGATGGGGTACGTCGCGGTGGCGACTGACAAGGGCAAGGCCGCACTCGGACGGCGGGATATATTAGTCGCGTGGAGAGGTACTATTCAGATCCTGGAATGGGCTAGCGATTTCGATTTTCCATTGACACCTGCTACAAAGATACTGGGGGACACAGACTCCGACGCAGACGCAGCTGCAGATGCAGATGCAGCTGCAGACGATGTTGATAATATAATTCCTAAAGTGCACAGCGGGTTCCTCTCCGTCTATACCTCAGAGGATCCTCGCTCGGAGTTCAATAAATCTTGTGCCAGGGAACAG GTCCTGACGGAAGTGCAGCGGCTGGTTGACCAATACAAGGAAGAGGAAATCAGCATAACTATCACGGGCCACAGCCTAGGAGCATCGCTTGCATCGCTCAACGCTATTGACATAGCCTGGAACGGCTACAACAAGCCGTGTGGCACCCAATCAAAGCAACCCTGCCCCGTGACTGCCTTCGTCTATGCCAGCCCCCGTGTGGGAAATTTCAAATTCTGTAATATTGCCAACTCCATCCCGAGCCTGCACCTCCTGCGCATTGCCAACTTGCCCGACATAGTGCCAAAGTTACCATCTAAAGGGTACTACTCTGACCTCGGACAAGAGTTGCTGATCAACAATCAACTGTCCAAGTACATGAAGTACCCCGGGAATGTTAAGAGTTGGCATTCGTTGGAGGGGTATTTGCACGGGGTGGCGGGGATGCAGGGCATAAAAGCACCGTTCAAGCTAGCAGTGAAGAGGGACGTGGCGCTGGTGAACAAGCACACGTCGTTCCTTAGGGAGAAGTATCTGGTGCCGGAAGCGTGGTGGATAATGAAGAACAGAGGGATGGTTCAGCTGGAGGAGGGCTCGTGGCAGCTGGAGGAT